A part of Bacteroidia bacterium genomic DNA contains:
- a CDS encoding MoxR family ATPase: MADNQTFEIYKGDGSTIKDRNITLPEFEKITRMEAPEGYVAAPALRDAVNVAIALGQPLLLTGEPGTGKTRLAYSIAHELGLGMPKVFHTKTTSSARDMFYRYDSLGHFHDAQLRDKAKIDIREYIKYEAMGEAIIESREKRSIVLIDEVDKAPRDLPNDILNELENMNFYVKETGDFFEAAKPNRPIMILTSNSEKNLPDAFLRRVVYYHIPFPDKETLEKIITNRLALSDTFRSRMLADAINHFMDIRKSKGLRKLPATAELLAWVHILDRHEIDINSDIEAQVNKLAMSYSILAKNKEDLEKLRRGLA; the protein is encoded by the coding sequence ATGGCTGATAATCAAACATTTGAGATCTACAAAGGTGATGGAAGCACCATCAAAGACAGGAACATTACACTACCTGAATTTGAAAAAATCACCAGAATGGAGGCACCCGAAGGATACGTTGCCGCCCCTGCACTCCGCGATGCAGTAAATGTTGCTATCGCACTCGGCCAACCCCTGCTACTCACCGGAGAACCCGGCACAGGAAAAACCCGGCTGGCCTATAGTATTGCCCATGAACTCGGCCTTGGAATGCCAAAGGTCTTTCATACGAAAACCACCTCCTCTGCCCGTGATATGTTTTACCGGTATGACTCTCTCGGACATTTCCACGATGCCCAGCTGCGCGACAAAGCCAAAATAGATATACGGGAATATATCAAATATGAAGCAATGGGCGAAGCTATTATCGAATCCAGGGAAAAACGGTCGATTGTACTCATTGATGAAGTAGATAAAGCCCCCAGAGATTTACCCAATGATATTCTCAATGAACTGGAGAATATGAATTTTTATGTGAAAGAGACCGGTGATTTCTTTGAAGCAGCCAAACCAAACCGGCCGATTATGATCCTCACCAGCAACTCAGAGAAAAACCTGCCTGATGCTTTTCTGCGACGGGTAGTCTATTACCATATTCCCTTTCCTGATAAAGAAACACTGGAAAAAATCATCACCAACCGTTTGGCGCTCAGCGATACATTCAGATCCCGTATGCTGGCAGATGCCATCAATCACTTTATGGATATACGCAAAAGCAAAGGTTTGAGAAAATTGCCCGCCACAGCCGAATTACTTGCCTGGGTTCATATCCTCGACCGACATGAAATCGACATCAACTCCGATATAGAAGCGCAGGTCAATAAACTCGCCATGAGCTATTCTATTCTGGCAAAAAATAAAGAGGACCTCGAAAAACTAAGAAGAGGATTAGCCTGA
- a CDS encoding CHAT domain-containing protein — protein sequence MPDRRPVIFLAFANDQVDSARYLRGLAQELRGIRNSLSAAKQAKAVDIVERANATLADIIDVFQDPEYSGRIRVFHYGGHADSYQLLLESENNHVQIANSDGFSRFLGNQANLELVFLNGCSTQNQALDLRAAGIPSVIATSDKINDAIAQRFAIRFYKGIGGYASIQKSFTDASAEILTLTGAKNYRGLYLEDLTTEPTAYPWDIYPDPPSEWRINPGKQSEFQVEDIKIGKYAHILCNRYQQNDEFVSSHVQTSASQPKIYIIHGHRDEKHESLITRFSYEYIGGKKRYIRPIEIKNWPFKGDLETLLKVRIAEYFEGLNWAGKPVEKLSARDLMNHTAVSGQDAIIMQHNIPGEYWNKSTADLIRWYIGNFWNVINDNPDAPQFVIFINVLYSEEVKEGNFVSKLFSSQYYKSKIIAELNQLATEFSKTCVLLSELNKVRKPHVEDWLIETNLAEIDDFQALPDQIFNQDLIIKDGLVMAKVEQFLKQAVNSIREKYALQEM from the coding sequence ATGCCCGACCGCAGACCGGTCATATTCCTCGCCTTCGCCAATGATCAGGTAGATTCAGCCCGATACCTGAGAGGACTTGCGCAAGAATTGCGTGGGATAAGAAACTCATTGTCCGCAGCAAAACAGGCAAAAGCAGTAGATATCGTTGAACGTGCAAATGCTACACTGGCCGATATTATCGATGTATTTCAGGATCCCGAATACAGCGGCAGAATCAGGGTTTTTCACTATGGTGGCCATGCCGATAGCTACCAGTTGCTGCTTGAGTCAGAAAACAACCACGTCCAAATAGCCAATTCTGATGGCTTTTCCCGTTTCCTTGGAAACCAGGCCAACCTCGAACTGGTATTCCTGAATGGCTGTTCTACCCAAAACCAGGCGTTGGATCTCCGGGCTGCCGGCATCCCTTCCGTAATCGCAACTTCTGATAAAATTAATGATGCCATTGCTCAAAGATTTGCTATCAGGTTTTATAAAGGCATCGGTGGATACGCATCGATCCAGAAATCATTTACCGATGCCAGTGCAGAAATATTGACCCTCACCGGCGCCAAAAATTACCGAGGCCTTTATCTCGAAGATCTGACCACAGAACCTACCGCTTACCCCTGGGATATCTACCCCGACCCTCCTTCAGAATGGCGGATAAATCCAGGCAAACAATCAGAATTTCAGGTAGAAGATATCAAAATCGGAAAGTATGCACATATCCTGTGCAACAGATATCAGCAAAACGATGAATTTGTTTCCAGCCATGTGCAGACCAGTGCCAGCCAACCCAAAATTTATATCATCCACGGCCACCGCGATGAAAAACATGAAAGTCTGATCACAAGGTTTAGCTACGAATATATAGGTGGAAAAAAACGATATATACGTCCCATAGAAATTAAAAACTGGCCATTTAAAGGTGACCTCGAAACGCTCCTGAAAGTCAGAATAGCAGAGTACTTTGAAGGATTGAACTGGGCAGGTAAACCAGTCGAAAAACTTTCGGCCAGGGATCTAATGAATCATACGGCTGTTTCCGGCCAGGATGCTATCATCATGCAACATAATATTCCGGGTGAATACTGGAATAAATCTACCGCTGATCTCATCCGCTGGTATATCGGAAATTTTTGGAATGTCATCAATGACAATCCCGATGCGCCACAATTTGTTATATTTATAAATGTACTTTATTCGGAGGAAGTAAAAGAAGGGAACTTTGTAAGCAAACTATTTTCTTCCCAATACTATAAAAGTAAAATAATCGCAGAACTCAACCAGCTGGCAACAGAGTTTAGCAAAACCTGCGTGCTGCTTTCGGAATTAAATAAAGTCAGAAAACCTCATGTGGAAGACTGGCTGATAGAAACTAACCTGGCTGAAATTGACGATTTTCAAGCGCTCCCCGATCAGATATTTAATCAGGATCTCATTATCAAAGATGGGCTGGTAATGGCAAAAGTAGAGCAATTTTTAAAACAAGCGGTAAATTCAATTCGCGAAAAATACGCCCTTCAGGAAATGTAA
- a CDS encoding UbiD family decarboxylase — protein MRYKSLYQCVLDLEKNGHLVRISNEVDPYLEMAEIQRRAYAAQGPAIFFEKVKGSPFPAVANLFGTLERSEFIFRSTINQVKKVVQLKADPTSFLRAPGSFLSAPFTAIRALPAKSLFKAPVLHGQTSISQLPQLKSWPMDGGAYITLPQVFTEDPEKPGVMKSNLGMYRIQLSGNEYIPNEEIGLHYQIQRGIGVHHAKARARGEKLKVSIFVGGPPAHTFAAVMPLPEGLSELMFAGMFAGRNFRYVRKNGHILSADADFCIVGEIDPTQTKPEGPFGDHLGYYSLTHEFPVMKVEAVYHRKNAIWPFTVVGRPPQEDTSFGHLIHEVTEAMVPVSVPGLHAMHAVDAAGVHPLLLAIGSERYVPYQDRSPKEILTIANAILGFNQASLAKYLMIIAKEDAPALNISNLQAFFSHVLQRVDWRRDLHFQTKTTIDTLDYSGTGLNAGSKVVIAAAGSVKRNLRTELPPRLKLPEGFSNPQIALPGIMAVQAPAYENLASGEKQAQDFADFMNEVMLPEDLPMIVLVDDSDFTANTLNNFLWVTFTRSNPSHDIYGVYSFTEHKHWGCHGALIIDARIKPHHAPPLIEDPEISRKVDQLAAKGGPLHGII, from the coding sequence TTGCGATATAAAAGTTTATACCAATGTGTCCTTGATCTGGAAAAAAATGGCCACCTGGTTCGTATTTCCAATGAAGTGGATCCATACCTTGAAATGGCGGAAATTCAACGCCGTGCTTATGCCGCACAGGGCCCTGCCATATTTTTTGAAAAAGTGAAAGGATCGCCATTTCCCGCAGTCGCCAACCTGTTTGGTACGCTGGAACGCAGTGAATTCATCTTCCGTTCTACGATTAACCAGGTAAAGAAAGTGGTTCAGTTGAAAGCGGATCCAACTAGCTTTCTGCGGGCTCCTGGTAGTTTTTTGAGTGCACCGTTCACTGCAATCCGGGCACTTCCGGCAAAATCTTTGTTCAAAGCGCCTGTCCTTCACGGGCAAACTTCCATCAGCCAACTTCCCCAACTAAAATCCTGGCCAATGGACGGTGGTGCATATATCACGCTGCCTCAGGTCTTTACTGAAGACCCGGAAAAGCCGGGAGTGATGAAATCAAACCTTGGTATGTACCGGATTCAGCTCTCAGGAAATGAATATATCCCGAATGAAGAAATTGGCCTGCACTACCAGATTCAGCGGGGAATCGGCGTACATCATGCAAAAGCACGGGCAAGAGGGGAAAAACTGAAAGTCAGTATATTTGTCGGAGGCCCACCTGCGCATACATTTGCCGCTGTTATGCCACTGCCAGAAGGGCTTTCTGAGCTGATGTTTGCGGGTATGTTTGCCGGTAGAAATTTTCGTTATGTGCGAAAAAATGGCCATATACTTTCTGCTGACGCTGATTTCTGTATTGTAGGCGAAATTGATCCTACCCAAACCAAACCGGAGGGGCCCTTTGGCGACCATCTGGGTTACTACAGCCTCACCCATGAATTTCCTGTAATGAAGGTGGAAGCCGTATATCATAGAAAAAATGCCATCTGGCCTTTTACAGTAGTCGGAAGACCGCCACAGGAAGACACAAGTTTTGGCCATCTTATTCACGAAGTCACCGAAGCAATGGTTCCGGTTTCAGTTCCGGGCCTCCACGCCATGCATGCTGTAGATGCCGCAGGAGTTCATCCACTTCTGCTTGCTATTGGCAGCGAACGATATGTGCCTTATCAGGATCGTTCCCCTAAGGAAATCCTGACCATTGCCAATGCAATTCTGGGGTTCAATCAGGCCTCTCTCGCCAAGTACCTGATGATCATCGCAAAGGAAGATGCCCCTGCGCTCAATATCAGCAACCTTCAGGCGTTTTTTAGTCATGTTCTCCAAAGAGTTGACTGGCGACGTGATCTTCATTTTCAGACCAAAACGACCATTGATACCCTTGACTACTCGGGAACAGGTCTGAATGCCGGATCAAAAGTTGTTATTGCAGCCGCAGGTTCTGTTAAACGAAACCTCAGGACAGAATTGCCACCCAGATTGAAACTCCCTGAAGGGTTCTCCAACCCTCAAATTGCACTCCCGGGAATAATGGCCGTTCAGGCACCTGCCTACGAAAACCTTGCTTCAGGAGAAAAACAGGCGCAAGATTTTGCGGATTTCATGAACGAGGTCATGCTCCCGGAAGATCTGCCGATGATAGTCCTGGTGGATGATAGTGATTTCACTGCAAATACCCTCAACAACTTCCTGTGGGTTACATTTACCAGATCTAATCCGTCTCATGATATATATGGCGTTTACAGTTTTACTGAACATAAACACTGGGGATGCCATGGTGCATTGATTATTGATGCCCGGATCAAACCTCATCACGCACCGCCTTTGATTGAAGATCCGGAAATTTCCCGGAAAGTAGATCAACTGGCAGCGAAGGGTGGCCCGCTACATGGAATAATCTGA
- a CDS encoding Omp28-related outer membrane protein, whose translation MMIRRIYLVISIWGMMIPTSYAQSAYRHLLLEHFTNTRCVLCPARNAQLYSLLDQYPGQVHHISIHPSVPYNNCVLYQHNPVDNNARKDLYGVNATPRAFLWGVSSSAGTTLLPETTLLNSLGKTAVMGLTVNEDGLGPLPQVMVDIRTFETPDSGEYRLFVAIVERIVDYAAPNGETEHRNVFRMMLPNADGETFTPHEKGGAASFSYTYTPDAEWDMAQIYAVAFVQNMTTKEVLNSGTASDLRLSLIASSDGMAVAQALGGIPPYTYQWNDPDSQTTAAAIGLGLGLYTVRVTDSVGVTMSDTVRIQTATALVDENEYDLKVFPSPAKEKLFVDSRFPVSQIYLVDLNGRKVGDWKLVPGESITLNLPSVESGIYFLRIYTRGNVIDRKIFVE comes from the coding sequence ATGATGATTCGCAGAATTTACCTCGTGATCTCCATTTGGGGAATGATGATACCTACTTCCTACGCACAATCTGCTTATCGGCATTTATTGCTGGAACATTTTACGAATACCCGTTGTGTATTGTGCCCTGCCCGGAATGCACAATTATATTCGCTGCTCGATCAGTATCCCGGGCAGGTGCATCATATTTCGATTCATCCCAGTGTGCCATATAATAATTGCGTCCTGTATCAGCATAATCCGGTGGATAATAATGCCCGGAAAGACCTATATGGCGTAAATGCTACGCCCAGGGCATTTTTATGGGGTGTTTCTTCATCGGCAGGGACGACACTTTTACCGGAGACAACCCTGCTCAATAGCCTTGGTAAAACAGCTGTGATGGGTCTGACGGTGAATGAAGATGGTCTCGGCCCATTGCCCCAGGTAATGGTAGATATTCGCACATTTGAGACACCAGACTCAGGGGAATACCGACTCTTTGTGGCCATTGTGGAGAGAATCGTAGATTATGCAGCTCCCAATGGGGAGACCGAACACCGGAATGTCTTTCGTATGATGTTGCCTAATGCCGATGGCGAAACATTTACCCCGCACGAAAAAGGGGGGGCAGCATCATTTTCTTATACCTACACGCCTGACGCCGAATGGGATATGGCTCAAATCTATGCTGTGGCATTTGTGCAGAATATGACGACAAAAGAAGTTTTAAATTCGGGTACGGCTTCCGATCTGAGATTAAGTCTTATTGCATCATCAGACGGGATGGCGGTTGCGCAAGCTTTAGGCGGAATACCTCCATACACCTATCAATGGAATGATCCTGACTCACAGACAACAGCTGCAGCGATAGGGTTGGGGTTAGGTTTATATACGGTAAGGGTCACCGATTCCGTTGGTGTAACCATGAGTGATACGGTAAGAATTCAGACAGCTACTGCATTGGTAGATGAAAATGAATACGATCTAAAGGTTTTTCCCAGCCCGGCCAAAGAAAAATTGTTTGTGGATTCAAGGTTTCCTGTCAGCCAGATATACCTGGTAGATTTAAATGGAAGAAAAGTTGGCGATTGGAAGTTGGTACCCGGAGAATCGATAACTCTAAACCTGCCATCAGTGGAGTCCGGCATATATTTTCTGCGAATCTACACCCGGGGAAATGTAATAGACAGGAAAATTTTTGTTGAATAA
- a CDS encoding M43 family zinc metalloprotease has product MNVNMISRASYLWILSVLFVFTGIAFSSSRVIAQPQRSCGTMDYLNQQISSDPSLRMRMRQIEDETQMNAKSAFHRVSGKITIPVVIHVVYRTQEENITDQQILSQIQVLNEDFQRLNPDRNQTPAEFLSAAANTGISFQLANTDPSGNPTSGILRYRTTQFAFYSHNNGVKYSAMGGVDAWPTTDYLNIWVCNLGMGILGYAQFPGGPAETDGVVIGYQYFGRIGNVTAPFNKGRTSTHEVGHWLNLRHIWGDGPCDVDDFVEDTPPTDKPNHGCASGHYSCGALSMVQNFMDYTDDACMNLFTRGQSERMRTLFAPGGYRRTLLFSRGLQQSTIPETPIAFEPPKELNVTELSETVARLSWSEVPYAESYNARFRRAGAGDWSSRNFEQNFVRTTGLRACTDYEFQVESVFEGNGTGYSEVKSFQTLGCTAVPVSNGHNSDDVPTGLTASNIFNDQATILWNEVSGATSYKLQYKAAGSGQVISKVVTTNSTAIFGLSAGVVYLYRVRANFGNSSGAYSATAFFMPGAFASRLRTSEGNMEYVRTMSNPATGKLQVEYSLPVEGVVEISVLDVNGEVIMSFPSLTIQQGVPFELDTRTLRRGNYQLRISDPDGFYQVKEFILR; this is encoded by the coding sequence ATGAACGTGAACATGATTTCCCGCGCAAGCTACCTATGGATTTTGTCTGTCCTGTTCGTTTTTACAGGAATTGCATTCTCCTCATCCCGTGTCATTGCCCAGCCACAACGTAGCTGTGGTACAATGGATTATTTGAACCAACAGATATCCTCAGATCCCAGCCTCCGTATGCGAATGCGGCAGATTGAAGATGAGACACAGATGAATGCAAAATCTGCTTTTCACCGGGTTTCCGGAAAAATAACTATTCCGGTAGTAATACATGTCGTTTACAGAACACAGGAGGAAAATATTACAGATCAGCAGATTCTGTCCCAAATTCAGGTCTTAAATGAGGATTTTCAAAGGCTGAACCCCGATCGCAATCAAACTCCAGCAGAATTTCTCTCCGCTGCTGCTAATACAGGTATTTCTTTTCAACTGGCAAATACTGACCCTTCCGGAAATCCAACCTCGGGCATTCTCCGTTACCGTACAACACAGTTCGCCTTCTACTCTCACAATAATGGCGTGAAATACAGTGCAATGGGGGGCGTAGATGCATGGCCGACAACAGATTATCTTAATATATGGGTATGTAATCTCGGAATGGGTATCCTCGGATATGCGCAATTTCCCGGAGGGCCTGCTGAAACAGATGGCGTAGTGATTGGCTATCAATACTTTGGCCGAATTGGCAATGTCACGGCTCCCTTTAATAAAGGCAGAACCTCGACTCATGAAGTAGGACATTGGCTGAATCTTCGCCATATCTGGGGTGATGGCCCCTGTGATGTGGATGATTTTGTAGAAGATACCCCCCCTACAGATAAACCTAACCATGGATGCGCCAGCGGACATTATTCCTGCGGAGCACTGAGTATGGTGCAGAATTTTATGGATTATACAGACGATGCCTGTATGAATCTCTTTACCCGAGGGCAGTCAGAGCGTATGCGTACACTTTTTGCACCCGGTGGCTACCGCCGGACGCTGTTGTTTTCACGTGGACTTCAACAAAGCACGATCCCTGAAACACCCATTGCATTTGAACCTCCCAAAGAGTTGAATGTAACCGAGCTGTCAGAAACCGTGGCCCGCCTTTCCTGGTCAGAAGTGCCCTATGCTGAAAGTTATAATGCACGCTTCCGGAGAGCAGGCGCCGGAGATTGGTCTTCACGCAATTTTGAACAAAACTTTGTCCGCACAACCGGTCTGAGAGCCTGTACAGACTATGAGTTTCAGGTTGAGAGTGTTTTTGAGGGCAATGGAACAGGATATTCCGAAGTGAAATCTTTTCAAACGCTGGGCTGTACTGCCGTACCTGTAAGCAATGGCCATAATTCTGATGATGTCCCTACCGGACTTACTGCTTCCAATATCTTTAACGATCAGGCCACGATTCTGTGGAATGAAGTTTCCGGAGCCACAAGCTATAAGCTTCAATATAAAGCCGCAGGCTCCGGACAAGTAATTTCCAAAGTCGTCACTACCAATTCTACCGCTATTTTTGGCCTTTCTGCCGGAGTTGTCTATCTATATCGGGTAAGGGCTAATTTTGGGAACAGCTCTGGCGCGTACTCTGCTACCGCCTTTTTTATGCCCGGGGCTTTTGCCAGTAGATTACGGACAAGTGAGGGAAATATGGAGTACGTTCGTACCATGTCCAATCCCGCTACCGGCAAACTTCAGGTAGAATATAGCCTGCCTGTTGAAGGGGTAGTGGAAATCTCCGTTTTAGATGTGAATGGCGAAGTAATTATGTCGTTTCCTTCTCTGACAATTCAGCAGGGGGTGCCATTTGAACTTGATACCCGGACACTTCGGAGAGGGAATTACCAGCTCCGAATCTCGGATCCCGATGGGTTTTATCAGGTAAAGGAATTTATCCTCAGGTAG
- a CDS encoding aldehyde dehydrogenase family protein — protein sequence MQIINPATESVIATIETDAPEIIRTIYQTARKNQPSWAKVPVKERIAAIQRFDILLEKNAEELAQTLTSEMGKPLWQSHNELNGARNRIRFFIEQSEKWLTEEWMTTDDGLGEKIVYEPLGVIGNISAWNYPYLVGVNVFIPALIGGNAVLYKPSEYTTLTGLKIEQLLHEAGIPTDIFQVVTGGKEAGEALLELPLDGYFFTGSYKTGKYIYEKVAHKMVPCQLELGGKDPLYVNADNHNIEAVAVAAAEGAFYNGGQSCCAVERIYVHKDVYKPFLEAFVAESAKWKIGDPMLKDTMVGPLVRKDQVTFLQQQVGRAILKGGKIVFGEERWEGLGYYFIPTVVTDVNHTMRLMTEESFGPVIGIQKVKSDEEAVKLMLDTPYGLTAAVYSDSYESAAPILAQMNTGTVYWNCCDRVSAKLPWSGRQHSGLGATLSYHGIRAFVRPKAYHMRGKYQK from the coding sequence ATGCAAATTATTAATCCGGCTACTGAATCGGTCATCGCAACGATTGAAACTGACGCACCTGAAATCATACGGACGATATACCAGACTGCGCGAAAAAACCAACCTTCATGGGCGAAAGTGCCTGTAAAGGAGCGAATTGCGGCTATTCAAAGATTTGATATTTTACTGGAAAAGAATGCCGAAGAACTGGCTCAGACATTAACCAGCGAGATGGGCAAACCATTATGGCAATCGCACAATGAGCTAAACGGAGCCCGCAACAGGATCCGGTTTTTTATTGAGCAGTCGGAGAAGTGGCTGACCGAAGAGTGGATGACTACGGATGATGGTTTGGGAGAAAAAATTGTCTATGAACCTCTGGGCGTAATTGGCAATATTTCGGCCTGGAACTATCCTTATCTGGTAGGGGTGAATGTATTTATTCCGGCATTGATCGGAGGAAATGCTGTGCTTTACAAACCCTCAGAGTACACAACTCTAACGGGGTTAAAAATTGAACAATTGCTCCATGAGGCCGGTATTCCAACAGATATCTTCCAGGTAGTAACAGGCGGAAAAGAAGCGGGAGAAGCCCTGCTGGAACTACCGTTAGACGGTTATTTTTTCACAGGCTCTTACAAAACCGGAAAATATATATATGAAAAAGTAGCACATAAAATGGTGCCCTGCCAGTTGGAACTGGGAGGAAAAGACCCATTGTATGTAAATGCAGACAATCACAATATCGAAGCGGTAGCAGTTGCGGCGGCAGAGGGCGCTTTTTACAATGGTGGCCAGAGTTGTTGTGCAGTAGAACGGATTTATGTGCACAAAGATGTGTACAAGCCATTTTTGGAGGCATTTGTTGCGGAGAGTGCGAAGTGGAAAATTGGCGACCCCATGCTAAAAGATACGATGGTGGGGCCATTGGTGAGGAAAGACCAGGTCACATTTTTGCAGCAGCAGGTTGGAAGAGCCATCTTAAAAGGTGGGAAAATTGTATTTGGTGAAGAGCGGTGGGAAGGCCTGGGTTACTATTTTATACCAACGGTTGTTACAGATGTCAATCATACGATGCGTTTGATGACAGAAGAATCTTTTGGGCCGGTCATCGGCATTCAAAAAGTCAAGTCTGACGAAGAAGCGGTGAAACTCATGCTCGATACCCCCTATGGTCTGACGGCAGCAGTATATTCAGACAGCTATGAAAGTGCTGCTCCCATACTTGCACAAATGAATACAGGTACGGTTTACTGGAATTGCTGTGACAGGGTCAGTGCAAAACTCCCGTGGTCGGGACGTCAGCACTCAGGCTTGGGGGCGACCCTTTCGTACCACGGAATACGGGCATTTGTGAGGCCAAAGGCTTATCACATGAGAGGCAAATATCAAAAGTAA
- a CDS encoding succinylglutamate desuccinylase/aspartoacylase family protein — MISVPQRMIGFYTSGQKGPLLFFIGGIHGNEPAGVIALQRVFNKLSGLSLPFAGKFVGVCGNMPALSNGIRYIDRDLNRLWSQVEINRIKATPESELNSEEKQLLELLDIIESTFDGSCSPEILIDLHTTSASNGLFSIVTEDADNARLASSLYAPVILRLTDSLAATTNIFAKNRGYKSLAFEAGQHADPTSIDNHEAAIWLLLEATGCLHKDDVPEFDRWQSQLIHASKGLPRYVEVIYRHEISMADGYEMYPGFANYSKVKAGDVVAKDLKGPVTAPADGMMLMPLYQPQGEEGFFLIQELEKPFF, encoded by the coding sequence ATGATCTCAGTCCCTCAACGGATGATTGGTTTTTATACTTCCGGACAAAAAGGTCCTCTGCTTTTTTTTATAGGGGGAATCCACGGCAATGAACCTGCCGGAGTGATTGCGCTTCAACGGGTATTTAATAAGTTATCGGGCTTGTCCCTTCCGTTTGCCGGAAAATTTGTCGGAGTCTGCGGAAATATGCCGGCACTCTCCAACGGTATCAGGTATATAGATAGGGATTTGAATCGCCTTTGGTCTCAGGTGGAAATAAATCGGATAAAAGCTACCCCGGAATCGGAGCTGAATTCGGAGGAAAAGCAGTTGCTAGAGCTGCTGGATATCATTGAATCAACGTTTGATGGTTCCTGTTCTCCCGAAATTTTGATCGACCTTCATACCACTTCTGCTTCCAATGGTCTCTTTAGTATTGTTACGGAAGATGCCGATAACGCTCGTCTTGCTTCTTCACTGTACGCACCAGTGATTCTCCGGCTGACAGATTCGCTTGCCGCTACCACAAATATTTTTGCAAAAAACCGCGGATATAAATCACTTGCATTTGAGGCAGGACAACATGCTGATCCGACTTCCATCGACAACCATGAGGCTGCTATCTGGCTTTTGCTGGAAGCTACAGGTTGTCTTCATAAAGACGATGTCCCTGAATTTGATCGCTGGCAGTCTCAATTGATACACGCATCAAAAGGGCTTCCCCGTTATGTGGAGGTCATTTACCGCCATGAAATTTCAATGGCGGATGGCTATGAAATGTATCCGGGTTTTGCCAATTATTCGAAAGTCAAAGCGGGAGATGTGGTTGCTAAAGACCTAAAAGGACCGGTCACCGCTCCTGCCGATGGCATGATGCTGATGCCACTCTACCAACCACAAGGGGAAGAGGGGTTTTTCCTGATTCAGGAACTGGAAAAACCGTTTTTCTGA